The genomic window CTGTTCCTTGCGCGCGCACTCAATGCACAATGCCGCCTCGGGCCGAGCCTCGAGTCGCTTGGCAGCAATTTCTTCTCCGCACCGGACACACTGGCCATAGGTCCCGTTTTCAATTCGCGTCAGCGCGCGCTTCACGGACGCAATCTCGCGTGCGATGAGCGCTGCTTGCCCTCCGAGCGACATGTCATCCTCCGTCTGGATCGCCTGCTCAGAAGAATCGGGATCGAGCGGCTCAGCCAGGTCCTGCGCGACGCGGTCCTGCCGT from Pseudorhodoplanes sp. includes these protein-coding regions:
- a CDS encoding TraR/DksA family transcriptional regulator produces the protein MINADTAKARLESQLVELKERQDRVAQDLAEPLDPDSSEQAIQTEDDMSLGGQAALIAREIASVKRALTRIENGTYGQCVRCGEEIAAKRLEARPEAALCIECARKEQ